The Rubricoccus marinus nucleotide sequence GTAGAACGAGTTGGCAGCGACGATCCTCTGGCGCCCGCCGCTCACGGAATAGAGCGGCCCGATAATGCCCGGCGTGAAGCGCCCGCGCGAGAACACCAGCCCCACGCGGCCCTCGGCGCGCGCCACGCTGCCGAGGTCGGCGCCATCCGCCTCGATTCCGACGCCAATGCCTCCGCCCTTGCCGAGCACCTGAGCAAACGAGACGTAGGGGCCGACCGAGAGGCCGCCTTCGGAGAACACGTCGCCCCGGAGCGTCGCCTCGATGCCGGTCAGCGACGAGTCGCCGCTGGCGGGGAGCGAGAGGTCGTGCGCGGCGGCGAGGCCGAGGCGGAGGCCTCTGGCGGGCCCAATCGAGAGCCGGGTCGGCACCTCCACCTCGCCACCGACGACGCTCCCGCCGGTTATGTCGCCGATGAACCCTGCCACGCGCGCGCCGCTGACGCCAGAGGCGATCTCGGCGCCGATGCGGCGCTCGTCCCAGGCGGCCGTGGTTTTGTAGCGCCGGGCCAGCATCCCCGTCCCCAGCGTGACGCCCTGAAGCGGCCCAATCCGCGCGTACACGCCCCGCCGCTCCTCGCGCGGCTGGACGCGGATGTAGCGGATCGTGCGGAGCGCATCGTACAGGTCGTCGGCCTCGTTTTCGTACAGCCCCCCTGAGCCGGGATGGAGCGTCGTGCCGACGGAGGCGCTAAAAGACCCTCGCAGAACGGTCGCCTCGGCGCGGACGCCAGTTCTCCACCCCGCGCGAAGAAACGCCGGGCCCCCGTACACCTCCGCAAGTGTGCGGTCGGGCGAGAACGGCGCGGACCCGAGCTCGAGCGGGTCGTCGGCCGATCCGAACGACGGGGGCTGCCCCATCGCGCCAGAGGCGAGCAGCAGAAGGGCGAGCAGGGGGAAGAGTCGGAGCACGGCGGTGGGGGATGGGCGAAGCTACGGGAAGCCCGGCAGAACCCCGCGGCAGGAGAGGTGTACGCACATCCAAAATGGACGAACGCCTTCCACTCTTCCCGCTCGGCCTGGTGCTCCTTCCCGGAGAGCCGGTTCCCCTCCACATCTTCGAGCCCCGCTATCGCGAGATGGTGGCGTTGTGCCTCAAGGAGGACCGGCCGTTCGGGATCCTCTACGCGTCGGAGTCCGGGATGAGTCAGGTCGGGACGACGGCCTGGATCCGGCGGGTTGTGACGCGATATGAGGATGGCCGGTTGGACATCGTCGTGGTGGGCGAGGCGCGGTTTCGGCTCGCGGCCATCCATCGCGACCAGTCCTTCCTCTCGGCGGACGTCATCCCGATAGAGGACGACGCGGCATCGCCCGAGGACGCGGCGATCCGGCAGCGGGTCATCACGCAGCACATGAAGCTCGTAGAGATGGCGGGCGAGGAGGTGCGGCCGGGGCTCTACGACCCGCCGCCAGAGGTCTCGTTTATCGTGGGGCGCCACGCGGGGCTTGAACTCCCGGACAAGCAATCCTTTCTGGAAACCCAGAGCGAAGGCGGGCGGCTCTCGCTCCTGGCGGATCATTTCTCCGGCATCATCAAGCGCGTGCGCCGCGCCAAGCACTTGCACGACCTCTCGCGAGGGGACGGCCACGCCGACGGCGAGCCCGAATTGTAGCCTCTGGCGAGAAGGCCAAGACCTCGGCATCTGGCGCCAGAGGCCGCTTCCGCGCCGTCCTCACCGCCTTCTCACGGCCTACGGTGGCCGTGCGCGGTAGCCTGCCGCACGAAACCCGAGCCGCGGACCGTTCCGCGTCACACCATCGGCCCCGCCTTCCCCGAGCGTCTCGTATGTCTTTTCGTTTCTGCGCGCCCCGGCGCCTCGCCCTCGCCCTTTTCGCCGCTGCGGCGGGCATCGCGCCAGCGGCCTCCGTGGTCACCGTCTCAGCGGTCGTCGCCGGCTGCGGCAACGGAGTCGTCACGCCGGGGTCGGCGCAAGAGGCCTATGACCGTGGCGTCGAGGCCTACGACCGCGGCAAGTACACGCGCGCCATCGAGCACCTGCGGACGGCGCTGGACTTCGGCCGCACCAGCCCTCTGGCGGCCGACGCGCAACTCACGCTCGCGCGGGCATACAAGGGGGACCGGCAGTACCTCCTGGCGGGCAACGAGTACACCCGCTTTATCGAGTTCTACCGTTCGGACGAGCGCGTGCCCCAGGCGGCGTACGAGCGGATCCAGACCTACGCCGCGCTGAGCCCTCCGTACGACCTCGACCAAACGGATACGGAGCGGGCGATCGACTACATCCGGCTCTACATCGCGCAGTACCCGGAGAGCCCGCAGGCGCCAGAGGCAGCGGCGCTGCTCACCGACCTCCGCGAGAAGCTGGCGCAGAAGCGGTACAACAACGGCCGGCTCTACCAGCGCCGCGAGCTGTACGAAGCTGCCGTCGTGTACTACGAGAGCGTGCTTCAGAACTACCCCACGTCCGCCTACGCGGACGACGCGATGCTGGGCGCGCTGAGCGCTCAGGTCGAGTTCGCCCGCGCTAGCGTGATCTCGCGTCAAGCCGAGCGGTACGACGAGGCGCTCGCGAAGTACGACCGCTTTATCACGCTCTTCCCCTCCAGCCCGCTCGTGCGGGAGGCCGAGGACCTCTACTCCCAGGCCTACGACGCACGCCAGGCCGTCCCTGAGACCACGGCGGAGCGGGCCGGACAGTAGACCGGAAAACGGGGCAGACGTGGCCGCTGTCGCCAGAGGCCGCTGGCGCGCGCGATCTTCCGCTCTCGCCTACCCACCCGGACATGCGCCTCGGCTTTTTCGGCGGCTCGTTCAACCCGCCGCACATCGGCCATCTCGCCGTGGCCGAGGCCTGCCGCGAGGGTGCCGCGCTCGACCGTGTAACGTGGATCCCCACCGCGACCTCGCCTCACAAACAGGGCCGTACGGACGTGGCCTCTGGCGCTGAGCGGCTGGCGCTCGTTCGCGCTGCCATCGATGGGAACGAGGCGTTCAGCGCGAGCGGCGTCGAAGTGGAGCGGGAGGGCGTCTCCTACACCGTGGACACGCTCCGCGCGCTCCGCCAGAGGCATCGAGACGACGAGCTGTTCTGGATCGTCGGCGGGGACTCGCTCGCGAGCTTTGCGACGTGGCGGGAGCCGCGCGAGATCCTGCGCCTGGCGACTCTTGTAGCCTACCCACGGCCGGGCGCGGACCTCGGCGCGGTGCCGGGTTGGGTGATGGCGCGCACGGTTCTCGTCGAAGCGCCTCGGTTGGAGATCTCCAGCACGGAGATCCGCCGCCGCCTCGGCGCTGGCACCAGCGTCCGCTACCTCGTCCCGGACGCGGTGCGCGAGGCCATCCGCCAGCGGCAACTGTATCGCGGCGAGGCCGCAGATGCTCGGACCCGCGAGGCCTCTGGCGGGTAGGACGCGCGCACTTTCCCCCCGCTTCGTGCCTCTTTCCCTCCGCGACCGCGCCGCCGGACTTCTGATCGCCCGTTTGGGCAACAACCTCCCGCCAGAGGTCTCCGCCCATGAGGCCGAGGACTCGGTCTCTGCCCTGTTGGACGAGATGCCCATCGGCGGGCTCATCCTCTTCAACGGGCGCATGCCCGAGGCGGGTGAGACGCTGCACCGCCTGCAGAAGCAAAGCGACAGAGGCTTGCTGGTCACGACGGACATGGAGCGCGGGTTGGGCCAGCAGGTGCGCGGCGAACACGGCGGCACGCTGTACCCGCACTCCGCGGCCTTCGCCATGATGGACGATCCAGACGCCGCCGAGGCCGTCCGCATCTTTGCCGAACAGGCCGCGCGAGAGGCCATCTCGATGGGCATCCACGTCACGTGGGGGCCTGTGGCCGACGTGGACCGCGAGCCCAAGAACCCGATCATCGGCACGCGAGCCTTCGGGCGCGATCCCATCCGCGCGGGCAAGCTTGCCGCGGCCTTTATCGAAGGCGCCCACGCGGGCGGACAGCTTACCTGCGCCAAGCACTTTCCCGGCCACGGCGGCACCACCGGCGACTCCCACGCCACGCTCCCCCAGGTCACCGACGACCGGGATGTGCTCGAGGGAATGGACCTCACGCCGTTCCGCGCCGCTCTCGCCGCTGGCGCGGACTCCGTCATGACGGCCCACGTCGCCTACCCCGCGCTCGACCCCACGAACGCGCCCGCCACCGCCAGCGGCCCTATCCTGCGCGGCCTCTTGCGCCGCGAGATGGGCTTCGAGGGGGTCGTGGTCAGCGACAGCCTGCAGATGGCGGGCATCCGCCAGGGGGACGAGCCCGAAGGCGCCGTCGCCGCTCGCCTCTTGCGCGCGGGCGTGGATCTCTTCGTTGACCCCGTCGATCCGCACGCGGTTGTGGACGGCATCGTGCAGGCCATCGAAAGCGGCACGCTGGACGAGCGCTTCTTGGACGAAGCCCTCGCGCGCGTCGAGGTCATGCGCCAGAAGCTTGTCGGCATGCACGGCGAGGGCGTGTTCACGCGGCCGCCGCAGCCCGCCATGCGCGCGCCGGAAAACATCGCGCTCGCGGAGCGCGTCGCCAGAGGCGCCCTCCGAGGCGACGGCGCGCTGCCCGAACTCGGCGACGGCGCTGGGGCGCTCGTCGTCCTCGTCAAGCCAGCTCCACGCCCGTACGAGCCGCCGACGCTGCCGTTCGGCCAGACCGTCGAGAAGCTCCTGCCTCTGGCGAAGTACGTCGAGTTGGAGCCCCTGCACGAGGACGAGGACGAGCCGTTCGATCAGCTTCTGGCGTGGGCGCGAGAGGCCGAGCAGATCGTTGTCGCGACCGTGGTCCGCCCCGCCGCGTGGCACGCGTTCGGGCTCGCCGCACGTGAGCGCCGCTTTGTGCAAACGCTCCTCTCGATGGAAAAGCCGACCACGCTCGCCGTTCTCGGCGGCCCTCGCGGCTTGGCCGGATACGAGGGCTACACGACCGCCATCGTCACTGGCTCCGACGTGCCGGCCTCCCAGATCGCCCTCGCCGAAGCGCTCGCCGGCCACACCGCCTAAGCGCTCGCCTCTGGCGCCGGAACGCCCTCTGGCGCCAGAGGCCCTACACGCCCGTTCTCGATGGCCCTCTCGTCTCTCGCCCCCGTTCTCGGCTCGCTCGCGCCGGACTTCCGTTTGCGTGCTGCGAACCCCGAGGCCTCTGGCGGCTCGCACGTGTCCCGTTCGGACATGAGCGGCGCCCGGGTGTTACTCGTCGTGTTCACCTGCAACCACTGCCCGTACGCCGTTGCGGTGGAAGACCGGCTGATCGCCCTCGCGGAAGCGTACGCTCCCGAGGGGTTGCAGGCCGTCGTCATCTCGTCCAACGATGCCGAGGCGTACCCGGCCGACTCGTTCGAGAACATGGCCGTCCGCGCCGAGCAGAAGGGGTACCCATTCCCGTACCTGTACGACGAGACGCAAGAAGTCGCGCGCGCCTTTGGCGCGGTCTGCACGCCCGAGTTTTTCCTGTACGACGCCGACCTCCGCCTCGTCTACGCCGGGCGTCTGAACGACGGGCGGCCCACGCGTCCGGGCCGTCCGGGAACGGAGCCGACTACGCGCGATCTCGCGGACGCCATCGAGCAGACGCTCGCAGGTCAGGCGGTCTCGGCTGAGCAGATTCCTTCGATGGGTTGCGGCATCAAGTGGCGTGAGCAGGAGTAGGGCCGGACTGCCGTCGGGGCCTCTGGCGCCAGAGGCCCTGTAGGGCACGGCACCTCGGCACGCGCCGAGCGTAGGAGGGGGGTGAACGACGCGCCGCCGCCCTACGAAAAGCTCGTGCTCGGCTTTGGAACGGCCCTCGCCGCCCTTGCCTACGCGTACTGGACGGCGGTGGGCATGGACCGAGGTGAGGGCTGGACCTCCACGCCAGCCGTTCGGGCCCTGTTCATCTTAGGCGCGAGCGCAGTCCTCGCCCTCGTGCTCCGCCTGGCGGTCCGCATCAACTCCAACCCCTGACCCCGCGCTTGCCATGAACTACCGTCCTTTCGCCATCGTTATTGCGGCTCTGGCTGCCGGAGGCCTCGCTGCGATCCTCACGCCTCGGTTTACCGCCGAAGGGGAGACGAGCTGGCTGATCGCCGCCGCCGCGGCCGTTGTTGCAGGCGCCGTTTTTGCCCTCGTTACGCACCAGCGCGTGGACGATGACGGATAACGCCGTCCCGTATCTTGGCACCCCACTCTCCTCCTTCCTCACGCCTCCTCTGACATGACCAACCCGGACGCCACGACAGACGCCGACGCCCCGCTCTCGGCCTACGAAAAAGCCCCCACCGACGGCAGCGCGGTCGATCCACGGTGCGTGCCGCAGGAACTCGACGGCCCACCGCCGATCGGTGACGAGATCGTGCCGCCCGACTACGACGAGGAAAGCCAGGAGAACTGGCGGTTTCTGTTCCAGCGCCAGATGGCGTTGCTCCAGGGCCGCGCAGGGGAGGCGTACCTGGAAGGCGTCTCCACGCTCGGCATGACGCCCGACCGGCTGCCGTACCTGAAGGACCTCTCGCGTAACATGGAGGAGGCCGCAGGGTGGAAAATTGCGCGCATCCCCGGTTTGCTCCACGAGCGTGATTTCTTCGGCCTGCTCAACGACCGGGTGTTCCCGTCCACGGACTACATCCGTCGCAAGGATGAACTGGACTACACCCCCGCGCCGGACTGCTTCCACGACATGTTCGGCCACATGCCGATGCTGACGGAGCCCGCGTTCGCGGACTTCTACCACCTGTTCGGGCAGTCCGCACTCAACGCCGAGGGCGTAGACCGCCAGAGCCTGGAGCGCCTGCACTGGTTCACCGTCGAGTTCGGCCTGATTCAGCAGGAGGAGGGCATGCGCATCTTCGGGGCCGGGATCCTCTCGTCGAAGAACGAGGTGCAGCACGCGCTGAGCGACAAGGTGGAAAAAGTGCCGTTCTCCGTCGAGCGCGTGATCAACCAGGAGTACGAGGTCTGGGACCTCCAGCCGCTTCTCTTCGTGCTGGACTCGTTCGAGCAGTTGGAGAACGAGTTCGGCGAGTGGGCGCGCTCGCGCGGGCTTCTTTAGCCGGGGGCGTCGCCAAACCGTTACTGGATCCGTCGCCGTTGCGTATCGTAGCTGCGACGGATCGCGGTTCGTCTTCTCCTTTGGCCCTAACCCTCCGTATACACAATGCCCTCCCACGAACGCCTCGTCGCCTACGCGCACGGCCGCGTGCAGGGCGTCGGCTTCCGCGTCTACGTCAAGCGGATGGCGAGCATGATGGGCGTTCGGGGCGTGGTGTACAACCAGAAAGACGGGTCCGTACACGTGATCGCCGAAGCCACGCCGCACGTGCTGGACGAGTTCGAGGCCGTGCTCAGCGTCGGCTCGCCAGCGGCGCAGGTGGAGCGACTGGACGTGGAGCGCGAAAAGGCCACCGGCGAGTTTAGCCGGTTCACCGTCCACCGCTAGCCTCTGGCGCCAGAGGCCCCGGCACGCCGCCAGAGGTTTGGGCTGAGGCCGCTGTTCGCGCGATGCAGACGAACCCCACGCCCCGCCTCGCGTAGGGCGGGGGTCCTTCCCCGCGCTTGTGGAGCCCCGTCCCGACCCCCATCCCGCCTCTGGCGATGTCCGCCCCGGAGACCTCATCTCCGGCGCCGCACGCGACAGCGTGCTCACCGACTTCTCGCCGCCGAGCGCACCCCCGGACCGGGACCGCGTGTGGCTGCACATCGGGCTGT carries:
- a CDS encoding LON peptidase substrate-binding domain-containing protein, which gives rise to MDERLPLFPLGLVLLPGEPVPLHIFEPRYREMVALCLKEDRPFGILYASESGMSQVGTTAWIRRVVTRYEDGRLDIVVVGEARFRLAAIHRDQSFLSADVIPIEDDAASPEDAAIRQRVITQHMKLVEMAGEEVRPGLYDPPPEVSFIVGRHAGLELPDKQSFLETQSEGGRLSLLADHFSGIIKRVRRAKHLHDLSRGDGHADGEPEL
- a CDS encoding outer membrane protein assembly factor BamD, translated to MSFRFCAPRRLALALFAAAAGIAPAASVVTVSAVVAGCGNGVVTPGSAQEAYDRGVEAYDRGKYTRAIEHLRTALDFGRTSPLAADAQLTLARAYKGDRQYLLAGNEYTRFIEFYRSDERVPQAAYERIQTYAALSPPYDLDQTDTERAIDYIRLYIAQYPESPQAPEAAALLTDLREKLAQKRYNNGRLYQRRELYEAAVVYYESVLQNYPTSAYADDAMLGALSAQVEFARASVISRQAERYDEALAKYDRFITLFPSSPLVREAEDLYSQAYDARQAVPETTAERAGQ
- the nadD gene encoding nicotinate-nucleotide adenylyltransferase, translating into MRLGFFGGSFNPPHIGHLAVAEACREGAALDRVTWIPTATSPHKQGRTDVASGAERLALVRAAIDGNEAFSASGVEVEREGVSYTVDTLRALRQRHRDDELFWIVGGDSLASFATWREPREILRLATLVAYPRPGADLGAVPGWVMARTVLVEAPRLEISSTEIRRRLGAGTSVRYLVPDAVREAIRQRQLYRGEAADARTREASGG
- a CDS encoding glycoside hydrolase family 3 protein — encoded protein: MPLSLRDRAAGLLIARLGNNLPPEVSAHEAEDSVSALLDEMPIGGLILFNGRMPEAGETLHRLQKQSDRGLLVTTDMERGLGQQVRGEHGGTLYPHSAAFAMMDDPDAAEAVRIFAEQAAREAISMGIHVTWGPVADVDREPKNPIIGTRAFGRDPIRAGKLAAAFIEGAHAGGQLTCAKHFPGHGGTTGDSHATLPQVTDDRDVLEGMDLTPFRAALAAGADSVMTAHVAYPALDPTNAPATASGPILRGLLRREMGFEGVVVSDSLQMAGIRQGDEPEGAVAARLLRAGVDLFVDPVDPHAVVDGIVQAIESGTLDERFLDEALARVEVMRQKLVGMHGEGVFTRPPQPAMRAPENIALAERVARGALRGDGALPELGDGAGALVVLVKPAPRPYEPPTLPFGQTVEKLLPLAKYVELEPLHEDEDEPFDQLLAWAREAEQIVVATVVRPAAWHAFGLAARERRFVQTLLSMEKPTTLAVLGGPRGLAGYEGYTTAIVTGSDVPASQIALAEALAGHTA
- a CDS encoding thioredoxin family protein, which gives rise to MALSSLAPVLGSLAPDFRLRAANPEASGGSHVSRSDMSGARVLLVVFTCNHCPYAVAVEDRLIALAEAYAPEGLQAVVISSNDAEAYPADSFENMAVRAEQKGYPFPYLYDETQEVARAFGAVCTPEFFLYDADLRLVYAGRLNDGRPTRPGRPGTEPTTRDLADAIEQTLAGQAVSAEQIPSMGCGIKWREQE
- a CDS encoding phenylalanine 4-monooxygenase yields the protein MTNPDATTDADAPLSAYEKAPTDGSAVDPRCVPQELDGPPPIGDEIVPPDYDEESQENWRFLFQRQMALLQGRAGEAYLEGVSTLGMTPDRLPYLKDLSRNMEEAAGWKIARIPGLLHERDFFGLLNDRVFPSTDYIRRKDELDYTPAPDCFHDMFGHMPMLTEPAFADFYHLFGQSALNAEGVDRQSLERLHWFTVEFGLIQQEEGMRIFGAGILSSKNEVQHALSDKVEKVPFSVERVINQEYEVWDLQPLLFVLDSFEQLENEFGEWARSRGLL
- a CDS encoding acylphosphatase, with protein sequence MPSHERLVAYAHGRVQGVGFRVYVKRMASMMGVRGVVYNQKDGSVHVIAEATPHVLDEFEAVLSVGSPAAQVERLDVEREKATGEFSRFTVHR